The Phaseolus vulgaris cultivar G19833 chromosome 10, P. vulgaris v2.0, whole genome shotgun sequence DNA window ATAGGACACACATTCAATGTGCAATTGTATAAAATGTTGGTTGGCTCTATATCTAAACATGCTTTAATTCTCATTACTGAAGAGTTTGATCGGGTCAATGATGTGGGGTTTGATAGTGAACGATGTGGATGTGTACTCAGACAGACTCACGGATTACCATGTGCTTGTCAGTTAGCCAGGTATGCTATGGGTGTCATTCCTCTTAATGAAGTTCATGTTATGTGGACGAGACTGAGTTTTTCAGGTTTATCTGAATGTGATTCATCATCTCAATTGTCATTCATCAAGAATGGGATGTGATTCTGTCCCAGTTCGACGAAATTGATATTTGTGGCAAAGTGACAATTAAAAACAAGTTTCGTGAAATTGCCTATCCGGACATTACAACATTATGTGCACCATTTAATGTAGTTAAGACAAAAGGATCTCAAAAGAGTCAAGGAAATAAATTTCAGAGGTCTACAAAAAACGCACTCCTTCATATTTTGAGCATGTAGATCGCATCCATTTTGTAAATGATAGTTCATCATCTTTGAAGACTTGTAAGGGAAAGGTTAAGGTGATGACCAACACCAATGCAATTCCCATGCTTGATCAATTTCATCCGAAATGTCACCCTTATATTTTGGATGTAATGGATGTTAAAGCTTATGGACATTGTGGGTTTCGTGCTATTGCCTCATTGTTGGGGATGGGTGAAGAGTCATGGCCACTCATCAGAATGGATTTATTCAAAGAAATATCTCAGTGGCGTGAAGAATACGCAACATTGTTAGGTGGTCATCAACGAGTAGAAGATATCAAGAGGTCCTTACTAGTGGATGAGTTGTCAGTGGTAAGTGCATATTCATAAGACTCATGTGCATTGATTAATAGAACTTGTATGCAATCTAATTTCATTATTGCATTTTGCAGGCTAGTGTTGAAAAATGGATGACAATTCCAGGTATGGGGTACTTAATAGCAAGCAGATACAATATTATCTTAATTTGTTTGTCATTGAAAcaaaatattactattttttcaTTGCATACTGCACCCCCTACCGATGCTAGTCTACACTGATTACTATGTATTGGTCATGTGTATGATTCACACTTTGTGCAGGTAAGGTTATTACTCaacacattatatatatatatatatatatatatatatatatatatatatatatattcctttGTTGCTAATTTCCATTTGTGGTGCAGGTAAAATTGCTTGATGATTGTCCCATACCTACCGCTGACATTTTATGGTGTACACATTGTTACCCAGAGGCAAGGTTATGGTCATCATATTACATTGCTCGGATGCAATCTTTTACCCAATTAATCAGTATTAGCCCGACATATGTGAACCTTGGAGACGATTGatgtaaacataatttattatgtcGGTTTCTGATGCATAATTTATTACTTAAGTTctgattcataatttattacttcAATTTCGATTCATAATTTATTCGCATTTATgtcagataaaaaataaaataacaaacactataacataaattaattaaatcataTTGTACACATACAAAGTTACTATCATTACAAtcatgtaataaaaataatatcaacGACGTCCACGAACATTACGTGATCGTCTCGTGTAGACTGCCCCGTCATCTGTCACACTCCGGGCCAACTGCAGCACTGCCTCCGTACTCTCATATGCGTCAGTGCCTTCAGTGACCTGACGACAATCTATCATGCGCTGGAGGATACCGACAATGTGCCTAAATATACACTGCaccaatttcaaaataaattaaacttgttaaatatattgtttaatcacataaaaataaaaataaaacttaccGCATGTGCACGCTCATATTGAGACGAATGACCTGCCTGCTCAGCATTTGGACTACGAAGGCGACGACGTGGTACAACACTAGGTCGATCTCCAAGTTCACCTCTGCGAATGTATGGGTGTGATACCGTCCTAAACCAAGACATGTACTCAGGAACACATGCAGATGGACTAGAAGCAACTCTCAAACCTGTCACCACGTGGTGATCAAACTACAACCACCTTTGATCAATGACATGTGCACCAGGAGCCTCAGCCGCCATCGGTGATGATGGAATGCTCTGCTCGTACCCAAATTGGCGCAAAACACGCTCGGGCATATGTCTATGTGATAAGCTTCCCAATCGCAAGTGACCCAAGAATAAATAAATGGTCTCAAATGGTCTGCTCAATCTATGGTCCTCATACGGAGTCCAGATGATGTCATGGTGTGTGACCCCATCCAACTGCACCCGCACATCACCAACTGCGCAAATCTGATGGGCAACGATATACCGTGCTGCCCGCGGGTGTACATCGTCATATGAGGGATTAATATCCCTTCTTCCCATGCCCGAGAAGTGCTCATAAATCCATGCCTACGTAATtcaatcatattaattataaaatatttaatacaaaacatTATGGAATGTAACATGTGATTGCTAATTATTTGTATGGTTTCATACCTGAACCAGTGTCGCATAACTGGCCAACTGCTTCGTGTTAAAATAAGATGCATCCCCCAAGTGCTCATATAGATATGTAAGTGTTGCTGCTCCCCATGCATATCCATGACACATATGTAGATTGCTGAATAACAATAAGTACGATATAGATACATAGGTGGCACTTTTATCTGCAAAAATAGTGCATCCAAGCAGATGCAACAAGTAAGCCCTGGCAGCACACTCCCAAGCCTCTTGAGCGCAACATTCCTCATATATATCTCGAAGCCAACTCAATCGTATGTGGACGCATCGACACTGCCTCATCGCAGCCTTCCCTCGAGTCTCATCCACCCCTAGTAACTCAGCTAAAATTGTTGCAGTTCCGTTGTACTCTAAGGGCACATATGTTGGGAATTGACCCAAAATGGGGAGGTGTAAAAGAGATGACACATCATCAAGTGTGATGGTCATCTCACCTACGAGAAGGTAGAAGGAGTTTGTCTCCCGATGCCACCTTTCGACAAAGGCTGAAATCAATCCCTTGTCACCCACTTCATAACTTATATTGCACAAACTAAACAATCCGGAATTTTGTACAAGTAGCTCAATATTAGCATGAGGCATCCCAAATTTACGTAATTTCCTACCGTGAGACACCAATTTAAGTTCTCCCCGATcctaatataaattttgtatatattaaatataattaaataaatttaaacaataattaataaagataatttAATTGAAAGTTTTTTCGTTCTTACCTCACCCTCCCAAAGCTTAACAGCAACATGGTCAGCAAAATTTACCAGTAAAGACACATCAGAAGGTCCTCCAGGAAACCCTTCTCCCTGGTCTACTTGGTCATCATTCTGTAATCCTTGTTCATTGTCATTATCAATATGAACATCATCACCAATCCTTTCCTCGACACCACCTCGGTCTCTTATACGGACGGATGTCGTCGGTCTTCTGCGATCATGATCCTGAGATCCACCACCTCTAGTTTTAGCCATATCTATCCACAACacaatttaaatttcaattatttacaaataataaataatataatcatgAATTTGtttacataatataaaatttaaaaaaagtttttaacaaGTGGGTTGGAAACTAAATACATAACAAAAACGCAAAATCACCAAAATGCAAACTTTGTAAGAACACtaccgaattacataatccgaaacaCACACAATGTAAACCTAAaccggattacgtaatccaaaatTACTAAAATACCTAAACCGGATTACCTAATTCGGAATTACTTAAATAACCTAAACCGGATTAAGTAATCCGGTATTACTTTACATTCTCAACTataccggattacataatctggtgcatattatgaaaaaatgcaGAGTACTGGATTACACAACAAACGAATTACAATACCAGATTACACAACAGCAAGTTTCAAAAGCAATGCAAAATCTGGAAAATTCAACTTACTAACCTGTGAAGAGGGCACTTTGGATGTGTGAGTGATAGAGAATGTGGGGTTTAGAGAGATCTGAGAGATCAAGAGAAAAAAACCTTCGAATGGGGGTGTGGAGCGGCGCCGCTGGAAGGAATAGAAAGAAAAGGcacgaaagtgaaagtgaagaTTAGGTAGGTTAAAGGTTAAAAGTATATTAacctattattttaattttttaatatttttactgaAGGGTATATTAGTAAATGTACTTTTAGTATGGGGGTGGGAGAAGAAgtcatggaggtgcaggaagaagctgtCCTAAAACCCTCTACCCCACAACTAAACAAATGCTCAAACGGTCCaacccaagcccaagaagcacCAACGACCGAATTGCACTTAAGACTCCACTTTGAGGACAAAGTGTTTTCTAGGGTAAGTAATGTTAGGATTAAATCTCACATATATAAGTGAGATATTCTGGAAATAAAAAGAGGAGAAAAAATTTagtaaaccctagttttagtAGTAGTACTCCTTAGGCTTAGAATTAGTTAATCACAGTATAACCCTTTTACTGTTATATcaacttgtcttaattactgtgggaaaatcaggtttagggttactcatattttctGTGAAGGGTATGTGTGTGTTGATAAGTtcgctaatttaggatttattcatagaaaatcatttcatttatataataggtttccatctagtatgttcttagaattctttatgaataggtatagtctacttatgtatcgtttttgttaacatatggattttggtctagtccctccatattgttttttgtattttttttcttttttaataatatttttttcatgtgatgacagatgattgttgttagtTGAGGTATTAgtctaactgagatgtcaagttacatagtgatacataacatgaaaacttttatatataaaaaaaactagttccTTACAAGTTTAGTAATTAATAGAACtcctaaataatttataataatatatttaggtgtatacataattttaaatgaataatcttattaataaattaagCTACCTAGTCTATTATTTTActacaaaaaatgataaaaaccgatatatatatatatatacatatatatatatatatatacatatatacatatatatacatatatatatatatgtatatatatatattagctCACAAATATTAACATTTTACGAATTTTATGACtccattttttttctgatattttactatagtattttttttataaaaattacacttaatttattgattttgtaaatatgtaataaaatgaTTACGTTTCTATAAAAAAAcgtcatattatatatatacatatatatatatatatatatattaaataacatcgttttaatattacaataaaataaaatatgtaaaaaactTATGTGAtgaatgtaaaaataaaaaattaagtgaaAAATGTGAAAGtggataataaatttataaattaatgctaattgattaataaaataacataaatataattttaaaagtgaTTTATGGGAGAAGAACATTGATGGAGAAATTCCAATAGGCTTATGATGGGTTTAGTGGGAAATTCCAATGTATCTCTAGTGGAAAATGCTTAATATGATTCTTCGACGTCGAATATGATAAATTACATCCATTCATTGattgcaattttttttacaataaaatcacttcatagaaatttattttaaaaatacaaaataattagtcattatattaactattttagatattattttagaaattaaaaaatattaacatttaaaataatttttattattaataaataatttttaaattatatttagttagttaccaaaattttaactatcaccttaaaatttaattagttggtaactaaaattttgattactaatttatatatcaatttaaaaattagtttataaattttattaataatagaaatttctttatatatcaatatttgtgtagtctttaaattagtatataatttaattaatataagaactaattattttctttttctaatattaatttttatttaataatttttttatagtaataataagatacataaaaatattttataattttttgtaataatggaaaataaaattacatatttttagatatattttattaagatatattttatttaaaaaagtattatgATAAGCACAATATCATAAACATACATGTATTCATCCACATATTTTTGTTAAAACTACCCTCGTACCCTACTAATAACAATAGATGCATTCAACTTTTAGATATGACCAACACCAAATAAAGTTCTACCATATTGAAAAACGGGTTCACTTTACACATCTTCTACATGTCATGCTTTcataagtataatttttttatatgcaaAGAATTAAGATGAATTAAAGGATATTTCAGGGTATCCAACCCATATAAAAAACCAATTTTTGAACTTTTGGCTTAGAACATAATAAAGCTATCCTAAAACTCCTAAAAAAAATCAAcctttacatttaaaaaaaataaaattaatatttcaacCTACAAAAATTCAGCCtacaaaaaatcattaaaaaaaatcaaattaatatttcaacTTAGAAAAAATCAACCTACAAAAAATCAAGCTTTCATAAGTATAATGTTTCACATCAAATTATGATTagataaaattgatattttaatatgcatattttatattataaaaaaattattaaataaaaataaattttaaaaaatatttagttactatattaatcaaattagatattatttaaaaaaaaatttattacttaaaatatttattaataatagaaattactttagacagtaataattaattagttatcCAGATTTTAATTGTTACATGATTACTgctaatttttatataattaatttttttaataatttttagaaaatataaaaataaaattatgattaaaattaataagaataaatatatGTGAATTCTTACATGTTACATTTgtaatgaataatttaaattgtattatatagccaattttaattattaatattttatttaaaacttattgaaattaaatttagatataaagataaaaatatgaaagattAGGTGGGTAAATAAAgaagtaaataatattttaataataaatattgattATATACCAACATAGTGACAAGCATTAgttcattatatatttaatcattaaattgattttttataagatatgatattaaattattttctatataataTGATCATTGAATTGATTTTCATATATGAtcactaaattaatttttatatagtCACTAAATTGGTCTTTATAAATGGTCTCATAAAAATAGTCAATGAACTGATTTCTATATAACAGGTTAACTAATTTAAGTTCTATATAATTGATGGAAAATTTGTTTTCAtaatctaaatttatttttaacattaattacAAGATTTTATAGCTACTAACTAagattagattttaaattagattttaattgaattagtaagtttttttttatcaacaataaagaaTCAATAAATATGAACTACTTTAGGGCTAGTCCAGTCCTTATACAAAAAGTTTGTATTAATCTTCCCTAACAGCCAGAAACACTTCCAGCGGCCAACAGACCAACTCTCCTGTCAAAAACCTCAAAAACCAACAAAAATAGAAACCCGCAAGGTACAATATCAAGAAACCAACCTCGTACACACCAAATGGTCCATACACCAGTCAGAGTAAGAGGACGAAACAAAACATGACTTGGAagtaatccaagaccaaacctttactTGAATTAACGCAAACAATTCAAACTCATCAACCACACCCCTATTAAATATGACATTGTTCTTGTGTTTTCAAATTTCACTTACTACTCCATCCCAAATTGCTCCCCAGACTTCATGAATTGAATCAGAAATATTGCACATcctaaactataaaaaaattaacaaaggaTCATTATGAAACACGGTCGTCGCTCCAAGCCAAGCAAAGCATTGACTCCACACAAGCCAAGCTAATCTGCATTCGAAAAATAAGTGATGGCAAGACTTCTCCTCTAACTCGCACAAACTACACAAAGGACTTTCGATTGTAATCCCACGTCTTTCCAAATTGACCCCAGTAGCAATCTTATTCTCCAAACCCTCCAAGCAGTGAT harbors:
- the LOC137813507 gene encoding protein MAIN-LIKE 1-like, with product MRQCRCVHIRLSWLRDIYEECCAQEAWECAARAYLLHLLGCTIFADKSATYVSISYLLLFSNLHMCHGYAWGAATLTYLYEHLGDASYFNTKQLASYATLVQAWIYEHFSGMGRRDINPSYDDVHPRAARYIVAHQICAVGDVRVQLDGVTHHDIIWTPYEDHRLSRPFETIYLFLGHLRLGSLSHRHMPERVLRQFGYEQSIPSSPMAAEAPGAHVIDQRTVSHPYIRRGELGDRPSVVPRRRLRSPNAEQAGHSSQYERAHACIFRHIVGILQRMIDCRQVTEGTDAYESTEAVLQLARSVTDDGAVYTRRSRNVRGRR